TGCTGGCGACGATCATTGCGCCGACCAGCACCATGGCCATTGGCCCATGCTCGGTGTCGAACAGGCAGACCACCCGTTCGTTGCGTGCGAACAGCTCCGGCACGCCCTGCGCCGTCACCGTGTTGACCGAGAAGATGCGCCCTGGCACGTAGACCATTTCCCGCAGCGTGCCGCTGACCGGCATGTGCACGCGGTGATAATCCTTGGGCGAGAGGTAGACGGTGGCGAACGCGCCGCCCATGAACGGTGCGGCACGTTCGTGATCGCCGCCGAGCAGTTCCATGGCGCTGTAACTGTGGCCCTTGGCCTGGAATATGCGACCTTGCTCGATCTTTCCGAGCTGGCTGATGGCGCCGTCGCAGGGGTTGAGGATGGCGCCGGGCGTGCTGTCCAGCGGGCGGGCACCGTCCTTCAATGCACGGGTGAAGAAGGCATTGAAGTGTTCGTAGGCGGTGGGCTCCTCGACCTGCGCCTCGTGCATGTCGACCTGAAAATGCCGGACGAACCACTTGATGAAGGTGTTCTTCACCCACGGCAGCCGGCACTCGGCCAGGCTGCCGGCCAGGCGGGAGATGAGGTGATGGGGCAGCACGTACTGGCTGATGACGAACAGGCGATCTTTCATGTGGGTCCTTTTCATTGCTGCACCGGTGTATCAGGCAGGTTGCCCCACTCGGACCAGGAGCCGGCGTAGCCCTTGACGCGTGGGTAGCCGAGCGCTTTGGCCAGGAGGTAGGTGAGGCCGGAACGATGATGGGTTTGGCAGTGGGTGACGACTTCCTTTTCCGGGACGATGCCCAATGCCTCCAGCTGCTCGGCGATGTCCTCGCGGATTCGGAGGTCGCGAGCGGGGTCCATGGCGGCGGTCCACTCGAAGTTGATTGCCCCGGGAATGTGGCCGCCCCGCGCGGCAAAGAGTTTTTCGCCACGGAATTCGGCCGGCGAGCGCGCGTCCCAGATCACCAGATCGTCTGCGCCAAGGCGGCTTTCGATGTAGCTGCGGGTTGCGGTCGGCGTGGGGTCGAGCGTCAGGTTCGGCAGGCCGGGCACCGCCTCGGGTAACTGCTGGGTCAGCGGTCGGGCTTCGCCGCGCCAGGCGTGCAGACCGCCGTTGAGGTAGTGGTAGCGGTGATGGCCGATCACGTCGAGCAGCCAGATGAAACGACCGGCCCAGCCGCCGCCTTCGTCGTCATACACCACGTACACCGCGTCGGGCTTATGACCCAGTGCGCCGAACAGCTGTTGCAGTTGCACAATATCCGGAAGCAACCCCGGTGCTGGCGGCTGGCCGAGCTGGGTCTGTTTGGGATCGACGAAGCGAGCGCCCGGCAGGTGGCCTTCGGCATAACGGGCGGCGCTGGTCAGGTCGACCAGAATCAGCTCCGGCGCGTCCAGGCGTGCGGCCAGGTCGGCTGGCTCGATCACCAGCGGCAGGTTGGAAAAGGCAGGCACGGCAGCCCTCATCTAGTCGTAGAAGGGGCGAAGTCTAGCGAAAAAGCTCAGACCCCGCGCCTGCTGAAGGTAGCCAATGCGCGCTCGATGCACTGCGTTGTTTTAGCGAATGTTTGCAGGGTAGTGTCGGAGAAGGGTGCGCCGTTCTGGTCGGAAACCACCAGCATCAGCACGCGCCCGTCGATGCCCAGCGAGCGCAACAGCAGATGTTCGCCGCTGAAAAGCGCTTTCAGGCTGCCGGGCAGCAAGGCCGAGAACTGTGCCATGTTGGCCGGCTGCAGGCGCAGCTGTGCCGGTTTTTCCAGCAGGCGGCGCACGATCTGGCTCTGCTCGGGGGTGAGGGTAAGTCGCGCAGCATCGCTTGGCAGGCCGGCCGATTGCTGGGCGACCAGGCGGTTCTGCTTTCGGTCGAACAGCAACACCAGTGCGCGCTGCATGCCTGCGCAGGCAAGGGCTTGGCTGGCGGTAGCGGTCAGCTGCAAGACGTTGCTGAACGGCGTCGGCTCGCTGAGCAGGCGGCGACAGTGCTCGCGCCATTCGGCCAGATCGGCGTCGCTTGCTACTGGCGCAGCACGCAACACCTGAAAGCGGGTACCGGTAGGCCACAGCAGGCCTTGAGCCGGATGCCAGAGATCGGTCCGGCCGATCTCCCGGGCGCTGGTCGCCGCCTGCTGGTGCACCATCTGCTCCAGATCGGCGAGCGGCACCTGCAGATACAAGCCCGCCAGGCGCTGCCAGCGCAGGCTGTGTACGCCGCTCCAGCTATGGTGCGAGGACAGTGCCAGGCCGTTGGCCAGCACAATGGTGTTGCTCGGTAGCGTCAGCCAGCGGCGCAGGTCCGGATCGGCGTCAAGCATCTGCTGTTGATGCAATGGGTGCTCGTTGTCGTGGGCGATGTGCAGGGCTTTGACCAGCCGGCGCCGATCGGAATCCAGCAGGCGATAACCCTGAATGATCCAGTCCGGCAGCCGCCAATGCTCGGCAAGCCCTTGGCACAGCTCCAGCAGCGATACGCCGAGCAGCTCGCGCTCGACCCTATTGGCCGGCTCGCCCTTGACCAGTACCCGCTGCTCCCAGCTGTCGAGCAGATGCGGATAGGCACCGACCAATGCCCAGGCGGGTGCCAGAAACAGCAGGCTGCCCCAGTGAATGTCCTGCCACAGCCGTGCGAGGCGGGCGGCGAACAGGCCGTTGGCCTGCTGGCTGGCGTGGCGGCTGATCAAGACCAGTTGCCGCAGCGGCTGCGGCATGTCGGCCGCCTCCATGGCCGGAATGCGCGCCAACAGCGCTTCGGCGCGCTGCAGGCCGATGCGGCTGAGCGCGACCTCCAGGCTTTCGGCCGGCTGGCTATCGCCGATGTCCCGATTGGCTTCCTGGATGAAACGCAGCGCCAGCACCGGACTGTCCTGAATCAGTTCGGCGATCTGCCGCATCGACTTGCTGCTGTCACGCAGCGCCAGTATCACCTTGCCATGGACGCTGGCAAACGCGGGCAGGGGAGCATCGTCGAGGGCCTTGATCCAGGCGGGTATCGTGCGTGGCAGCGGAGATGTGGTGGTCATGGCCGAACTAGCTTTTCATCGGGATGGCCTTTAGTCTGGCGCAAAAGTTCCGATAACCAGAACAATTCTTCCAACATTCCTTTCGCAAGGTCGTCTGGTGGCGATTCGGGGCGTTTATTTGCCCTCGATCCGGGCGGCTCGTAACCAGGTTTAGACGTACCTCCTATGGTCAAAATAATCGGGATTATCGTTGTGTTCGCGAGTGTGCTGGGCGGGTTCATTCTCTCTGGCGGCAAGCTCGGCGCACTTATCCATCCATTCGAGGTGATGATCATCGGTGGTGCGGCGTTAGGTGGCTTTCTACAGGCAAACCCCGGCAACACCACCATGGTTGTGTTCAAGAAGTCGCTGAAGATGTTCAGCACGCGCTTCACCCATGCCTATTACCTGGAAGTTCTTAGTCTGCTCTACGGGGTCCTCAACAAGAGCCGTCGCGAGGGCATGATGGCCATCGAAGCGGACTTGGAAGACCCTGCTGCAAGCCCGTTGTTCAGCAAGTACCCGGGCTTCCTCCAGGACGAGCGGATGACCGCGTTCGTCTGCGATTATTTGCGCATCATGTCATCGGGCAACATGGCACCGCATGAGCTCGAAGGCCTGTTCGACATGGAAATATCCAGCCTGAAGGAAGAGCTGGAGCATCCTTCTCATGCGGTCAGCAAGATTGCGGACGGGTTGCCGGCTATGGGTATCGTCGCCGCCGTTCTGGGCATCGTGATCACCATGTCGATCCTTGCCGAAGCGTCGAATGCCGAGATCGGTGAAAAGGTCGCTACGGCCTTGGTGGGTACGTTCCTGGGTATTCTGGCGTCCTATGGCTTCTTCGGTCCGCTGGCTGGCGCGCTGGAGCACGATGCCAAGGAAGAGCTGAACGTCTATGAGGCGATCAAGGCGACGCTGGTCGCTTCGGCCTCGGGCATGCCGCCGACTCTGGCCGTCGAGTTCGGGCGCAAGGTTCTTTATCCCGCGCACCGCCCGAGCTTCGCCGAGCTCGAACAAGCCATGCGTGGCGCCTAAAGGTTCACCATGGACAACACCCAACCGATCATCGTCAAGCGGGTCAAGAAGGTCGCGGGCGGCCACCACGGTGGCGCCTGGAAGATCGCCTTCGCCGACTTCGCAACCGCGATGATGGCGTTCTTTCTGGTGATGTGGCTGATGAGCTCGGCGACGCCAGAGCAGAAGAAACTCATCTCCGGCTACTTCCAGGATCCGATCGGCTTCACCGAGAGCGCCAGCCCGCACGTCATCGACCTGGGCGGCACGCCGACCCCCTCGCCGGATCGCACCCTCAACGCTGAGCTGGAGCCGGCCCAGAGCGAAGCGCAGGTCGACAGCGATCAGGTGGAAACCTTTGCCGAACAGCTGGAGCGTGAACGCCTCGATCTGCTGTTGCAGGAGCTGCAGAACAAGGTCGACGAGAATCCCGAATTGCAGAAGTTCAAGGACCAGATTCTCTTCGAGATCACCCAGGACGGCCTGCGCATCCAGATCATGGATGCCGAGAACCGGCCCATGTTCGCCCTCGGCAGCGCCCAGTTGCAGCCCTACTTCGAAGACATCCTGCTGGCGCTGGTCGACACCATCGCCGCGGTGCCGAACAAGATCAGCATCAGCGGGCACACCGATGCCAAGCCTTACTCGGGGCGCGGCGACTTCGGCAACTGGGAGCTCTCGGCCGGGCGCGCCAATGCCGCACGCCGCACGCTGGTGATCGGTGGTTACCCGGAAGATCAGATCGCGCGAGTGGTGGGCTACGCCTCGTCGGCACTGTTCGATCGCGAGGACCCGTTCAACCCGGTCAACCGGCGCATCGACATCCTGGTGCTGACCAAGAAGGCGCAGCGTTCGATCGAAGGTGAGCAGCCCGCTGCCGTGGATTCATCCGATGCGGCCGAAGCCACGGACGCCCCGCCGGCTACGACTGAACCGTTGCAGCCGCAGCAACTGCGGGAGCGGCTGAATATCTTCGAAGATGGCGTGCTGCAGTTCAGTCAGCCCGGCGAGGGCTGAGCGCCAGGTCAGTAATCCGGCTCTGGCAGGCTGCTGAGAATGTGTCGGTAGCTGCTCATGCGTTGTGGCTGGATGCGCCCGTCTTCCAGCGCCTGGAGCAGCGCGCAGCCAGGTTCGCGATCATGCTTGCAGTCGCGGAAGCGGCAGTGCCCGAGCAGATCCTGGAATTCGATGAAACCCGCTTCGACGTCGGCACGGCTGACATGGCCGAGGCCGAATTCGCGGATGCCGGGGGAGTCGATCAGCTCGCCGCCACCGGGAAAGTGGAACAGGCGTGCCGTGGTGGTGGTGTGGGTGCCTTTGCCGGTCATTTCCGACAGCGCCCCGACGCGGGTGTCGACACCCGGCAGCAGGCTGTTCACCAGCGAAGACTTGCCTACCCCGGATTGCCCGACGAAGACGCTTACGTGGCCGTCGAGCCGCGCCTTGAGCGCATCCATGCCGCCACCGCCGTGGGCCGAGACTTCCAGCAAGGGGTAGTTCAGCTGCCGATAGACCTCCAGCAGGCGATTCAGCGCGGCTTCGTTCTGCTCGTCGATCAGGTCGACCTTGTTCAACAGCAGCAACGGCGTGATGCCAGCGTGCTCCGCGGCGACCAGATAGCGGTCGATCAGGTTGGCGTGGGGCTCGGGTAGCGGCGCGAAGACGATCACGATCAGGTCGACGTTCGCCGCCACGGGCTTGAGCTGGCCACGGGTGTCCGGGCGGCAGAGTTCCGAATGGCGCGGCAATTGCGCGACGATGACGCCGATGCCCTGGTTGCCCGGGCGCCAGACCACACGATCGCCGGTGACCAGGGCTGGCAGGTTGGCGCGCAGGTGGCAGCGGAAGACCTGCCCGCTGTGTTCGCCTTCCAGCGCTTCCACCTCGACCTGCACGCCGAAGTGCGCGATGACCAGTCCGGTCTGCTCCGGGCCGAGATCGCCGCCTTCGAGCTCTTCGAGTGCACGGCTTTCGCGACGCGCGGCGCGGGCGGCGCGCTCTTCCTGGATCTTCTCGATACGCCAGCTCTGCCGGCGGTTGAGTTGGCGTTTGGCCATGGAGTCGGGCTGTCTCTGAGGTGGGGGAGCGAGTCTAGCATGCTGCACTGTGGCGGCTTCGGCCTGTATGAGGCCGGGGCGGGCGGTTAGACTGCGGCCTTCGTCGCCGATGATTGCCGGTCATGTCCGCCACCCTGTTCACTCGCCTGCCCATCCTGCGTGCGCTGCTGGCCCAGCTGTTGGCACTGTTGCTGGTCTGGCTGCTGGTGCTCGGGCTGGTCGGCGTGCTGGGTGTGCGCCCCGGCCTTATCCTCATGGCCGTCGCACAGGGCTGTCTGGCGGCGCTGATCGGGGCTCGGCTCGGATTGTCGGCCTGGTGGCTGGCGATCAACCTGATGTTCGTTCCGGGCCTGGTGCTGCTGCGAGATTTCGACGTGCCGGGCTGGTTGCCGCTGGGCGCGTTCACGTTGCTGTTGCTGTTGAACTGGAACGCCTTCACCGAGCGCGTGCCGCTCTATCTGACTGGCCGCGAAGCCGAGCGCCAGTTGCGCAACAGGCTGAACGAGCTGCCGGCGGATTTTCGCTATATCGACCTGGGCAGCGGTTTGGCCGGCACCTTGTCGCGGTTGGCGCGGGACTTTCCGGCGGCGCAGTTCATCGGCGTGGAAACCGCGCCGCTGACCTTCGCGCTGTCCTGGCTGCGCTGCCTGCCGCGGCGCAACTGCCATATTCGCCTGCTCAGCCTGTGGCGGGTCGATCTCGCCGAGTACGACGTGGTCTATTGCTTCCTCTCACCCGCACCCATGGCCGCCCTGTGGGACAAGGCACACGCCGAGATGCGCCCCGGCGCGCGGTTGATCAGCAACAGTTTCGCGGTGCCAGGCGTCGAGCCGCTCGAAGTGCAGGAACTGAATGACTGGCGCCGCTCGCGGCTGCTGATCTGGTACCCCGGTGGCGCGACACCTGACGGCGCCGATACGAGCGGCTAAACTGCGCCGCACAGCCAAGGAGCCCGCCATGCAGAACCCGCAGAACCTGATCTGGATCGACCTGGAAATGACCGGTCTGGACCCGGATAACGACGTCATCATCGAGATGGCGACCATCGTCACCGACAGTCAGCTCAACGTGCTGGCCGAAGGGCCGGTGATCGCGGTGCACCAGAGCGATGAAACGCTGGCGCGTATGGACGAGTGGAACACTCGTCAGCATGGCGGCTCGGGCCTGACCCAGCGTGTGCGTGAGAGCAGGATTTCCACCGCCGAGGCCGAGCAGGCGACGCTGGCTTTCCTCGAGCAGTGGGTGCCCAAGGGCAAGTCGCCGATCTGCGGCAACAGCATCTGCCAGGACCGACGCTTTCTCTATCGGCAGATGCCGAAGCTCGAGGCCTACTTCCACTACCGCAATCTGGACGTATCGACGCTCAAGGAGCTGGCGGCACGCTGGGCGCCGCAGATCATGGAAGGCTTCAAGAAGAGCGGCACGCACCTGGCGCTCGACGACATCCGCGATTCCATCGCCGAGCTGCGGCATTACCGCGAGCATTTCATCAAGGTCTGATAAAGCAGCTCGAAGCCATAAGCTTGAAGCTGGAAGAAAAAAGCTTGTGAGCCGAACTCGCTTCAGGCAGAGGGCGGGTTGCGACCCGCCGTTGCGCTTGACAGCTTTAACGCCACCCCCAAACTCTTTCCAGCTTCCAGCTTCCAGCTTCCAGCTTCCAGCTTCCAGCTTCCAGCTTCCAGCTTCCAGCTTCCAGCTTCCAGCTGTAGGCCGGATCACGCTTCACCGATCCGGCGGGCGGAGCCACGGTGGATGTAAAAAGCGACATCCACCCTACGCGGGCTTGCAGCTTATTTCCCCAACTTCCTCAATTCATCCGATTCGACGATGCGTACGCCGTCGCCTTCTTCCAGCGCCAGCCGCCACAGCGCTCGAGCCAGCGTGCAGGTCTCGATGCCGTGGTACTTGCCCGGCAGCAGCTGCGACAGGGGCGCCACGATACGTTCGCTCAACCGTGGCTCCAGGCGTGGACCGATCAGCTGAGAGGGGCGGGCGATGGTCAGCTGTGGCCAGTCCTGCTGCTGCAGCGCCGCTTCCATTTCGCCTTTGACCTTGAGGTAGAAGATCGAACTGTCCGGGTTGGCCCCCAGCGAGCTGATCACCAGCAAGTGACGCGCGCCCATCTCCTTAGCCCGGCGGGCAACCGCCAGCACCAAATCATGATCGATGGCGCGGAACGCCTCCTGGCCACCGGCCTGCTTTAGCGTGCTGCCCAGGCAGCAGAAGGCCGTGTCGATCTCGCCGCCCAGCGTTGGCAGCAACGCCAGCAGCTCTCCGACCGGGTTTTCCAGGCGCTGATGGGCCGCCAATGGCCTGCGTGTGGGCGCCAGCACGCGTTCGACGGTGGGTTCGTTGAGCAGGCGATCGAGCAGGTGCTCGCCAGTGAGTCCGGTGGCGCCGGCAAGCAGAATGCGCTGTGGCGTCAAATACATGGTCTTGCTCCTGTGGCGATCATTGGGTGGCGCGCCGCTGCTGCAGCTCCTGCCAGCGTTGGACGACCGCTTCCGGCGCCCAAATTTGCGGTTCCGATGCCTGATAGTCGTCGGCCTGCTCGCGTTCGGCAACTTTTGCTGCGGCCAGCGTGAAGGCCTGCACGATATCGTCGGTTTCCTGCAGCGCTTCGGCGAACAGCGCGCGGCCGAAGTAGGTGAAGTCGCTCTGCTCGGAGCAGCCGAAGGACACCCGGTCGGCGCGGGCGGCGGTCATGATCAGCGTCTGCTCGTTCTTCAGTGGCTCGATGAAACCGCCGGAATAGCAGGCCGAGATCACCAGGATGACCTTGCGCTTGGCGAGCGGCGCGAGCAGTTGCGCCAGATCCGCTGCCGGCAGGTCGTCCAGCGAAAGACGCGGCTGGTTCAGCACCAGTTCGTGGTCCGCCGAACCGTGGCTGGTGAAATAGAGAAAGATCAGGTCTTCCTCGCCACTGCGTTCGGCCAGCGCGCGAATCGCTCGGGTCAGGTTCTCCCGGGTCGCCAGCGGCCGGTCGACGAGATGGTCGCGGTGGTTGACCAGGCTGAGTTGGCCATGGGCGGCGAAACGCTCGGCGAGCAGCTTCTGTACGTAATCGGTTTCGCGCATGAACACGCTCTGCCGGCCATCGCCGGCCACGGTCAGCGTATAGAGGTCCTGGGCAGGGCTGGAAGGCGGTAGCGCACTGATCGCACGCTCGAGCAGCGAGCCTTGTCCCAGCAGCGCGAGCTCGAGCGGGTCCGATAGCGCGTCTGCCTGCTCGTCGCGGACGCGTCGGTCATTACGCCAGCTGCCGCGCAGCTCGGTGCCGTCGGCTTGGGTCAGTACGCCCTCGCCGTCGAAGTGTCCGTGGCGGAAACCGCCGGTATAGAAGCTACCGTCTGCGCGATCGAGACGGCCCTGGCCGTGGTAGCGCCAGTTGCGGAACTGCCCGCTGTAGCGGCTGCCATCGCTGGCAACGTAAGTGCCGGTGCCGCTCAGTTCGCCGTGGACGAAGGTGCCGTTCCAGGCGTTGCCCTCGCTGTCCTCGTAGCGTCCCTGGCCATGAAACTGATCGTTCTCGAAGTTGCCGCTGTAGCGCTCGCCATGCTCGGTCGAAAAGCTGCCTTCGCCGTTCAGGTTGCCCGCGTTGAAATGCCCGCTGAGTTGACCATTGGCGTCGCTGCGGGTGCCCGGTCCATCCGGCTGGCCTTTGCTGAACTGCCCTTGATGACTGAAGCCGTCGGCATATTCCAGGCTGCCCTGGCCGTGGTAGAGGTTGTTGCGAAACTCGCCTTCGTAGACCGTGCCGTCCTGGCTGAAGCGCCCGTGGCCATGCATGCGTCCGGCCTGGAATTCGCCCTCGTAGACGCCACCCTCGACATAGCTGAAACGGCCCAGGCCGTCGAACAAGCCGTGCCTGAACTCACCCTCGTAGCGATCGCCTGTTGCGCTTTGCCAGGTGCCCAGGCCATGCCACTGGCCGTCCTTGAATTGGCCGAGGTAGTAGCTGCCGTTCGGGTAGTCGATACGACCGCTGCCCTGCAGCAAGCCGTCGACGATTTCGCCGCGATAGCGGCCGCCGTCCGGCAGCACTCCATCGGCAGGGGTGAGAGGCTCGCCCTCGCCGCAGGCGGTGAGCAGACCAAGTAACAGGAAGGGAAGAAGACGCAGCATGCGGACATCCGCTCAGGCAGAACGTCCGCAGTATGCCGCAAACCGAGCGGGCTGCGACAATCGCGCAGAGTCGCCGCTTAGAGGACGCACAGCGCCAGGGTTTCGGCGATATAGGCCGGTTTTTCCGAGCCTTCGATCTCCATCACCGCGCGCGCCTTGAGCAGCCATTGCCCGGGATTCTTCTCGTAGGCATCGATCAGCGTCAGTCCCAGGCGCACCCGCGAGCCGACCCTCACTGGCTGGATGAAGCGCAGGCTGTCCAGCCCATAGTTGACGCCCATCCGCGTGCCTTCCGGCACCACCATAAGGTCGCCAGACAACATCGGCAGCAACGACAGCGACAGGAAGCCATGGGCAATAGTGCCGCCGAACGGTGTTTGCGCGGCTTTTTCGGCATCGATGTGGATGAACTGGTGATCGCCGGTGCAGTCGGCGAACTGGTTGACGCGCTGCTGATCGACGGTCAGCCACTCGGAGTGGCCCAGTTCCTTGCCGATGTAATCCTTGAGCTGTGCGACGGGTACCTGTGGCATGTGTCCTCCTGATTGTTCTTGTATGGCTGCGGCGATGTGCAGTCTGACTAGAGAGGGGCAGTGCCGGGCCCGAAGCGGCCGACTGGCTCTGCGTCATTTACAGCTCTAGATCAGCACGGGCAGGCGTCGCGGCAAACCAGCATCGGCACCGCGAATGGCCCGTCATAGCGCTGCGCGGGCGCCTGCCGGCGTTGCCCTTTATACTGTCGCAATTTTGCGGGAGGCTCCCATGCTGCTCAGAGGCCTGACCTGGCTGGTCGCGTTCCAGTTGCTCGGCACCGTGCTCAATGTGCTGTTCCTGCCCATGCTGCCGGGCCCCATCATCGGCATGGTGCTGCTGTTCGCCGGCCTGCTGGCGCGCGGCCGGGCCAGCGAATCACTGCAGTTGGCGGCGAGCAGTCTGTTGCGCTACCTGCCGCTGCTGTTGGTACCGCCGGCGGTGGGGGTGATGGCCTATACGGAGGCGATCCTCGATGATTTCTGGGCCATCGTCGGCGTGCTGGTGATTTCGCTGCTGGTCTCGCTGGTCTTCACCGGTTGGCTGATGCAGACGCTGATCCGGCGCAAGCGACGTCAACAGGAGGGCGCATGATCGAACTGCACTGGCAGGCCGCCTGGGAGGCGCTGATCCATCATCCGCTGTTCGGCGTGGGCATCACCCTGGCAGCGTTTCAGCTGGCCTTCGCCGCCTACGAGAAGACCCGCTGGGTCTTCCTGCAACCGGTACTGGTGTCGATGACGCTGGTCGTCGGCATCCTGCTGTTGTGCGGGATCGCCTACGACGAATACCGCGTCAGCGCCCAGTGGCTGACCATCCTTCTGGGCCCGGCCACCGTTGCGCTTGCCGTGCCGCTGTACCTGAACCTGCGACGAATTCGCGAGTTGTTCGGGCCGATCGTGATCACTTTGCTGGTCGCCGGGGTGTTCGCCACGGCGCTGGGCATGGCCCTGGCCTGGGCATTTGGCGCGGATGACATGATCCTGATGACCCTGGCGCCGAAGTCGGTCACTTCGCCGATCGCCATGCTGGTGGCCGAGCAGATCGGCGGTGTGGTGGCGCTGGCGGCGGTGTTCGTGATGATCACCGGCGTGCTCGGTGCGATTTTCGGTCCGGAACTGTTGCGTCGGTTTGGCGTTCAGCATCCTGCGGCCCGCGGCATTGCGCTCGGGCTGACCGCCCACGCCGTGGGTACCGCGCAGGCGCTGCAGGAAAGCGACGAGTGCGGTGCGTTCGCGGCCCTGGCCATGAGCTTGATGGGGGTAATGACTGCGGTGCTGTTGCCGTTGGTGGTTGCCTTGCTGCTGTGATGGAGTCGCCATGAGATTGCCGTTGTTCCCGCTGGATACCGTGCTGTTCCCCGGTTGTTTTCTCGACCTGCAGATTTTCGAAGCACGCTATCTCGACATGGTCAGCCAGTGCCTCAAGGCCGGGCATGGCTTTGGCGTGGTGCATATCCTGGAGGGCAAGGAGGTCGGTGCAGCGCCGGCGGCGTTCTCTCATATCGGTTGCGAAGCGCTGATTCGCGACTGGCAACAGCTGCCCAACGGCCTGTTGGGTATCCGGGTCGAAGGCGGGCGGCGCTTCGATGTGCAATCGTTCGAAGTGCTGCGTGACCAGCTGGCCGTCGCTCAGGTTGCCTGGCGCAGCGAAGCCGACAGCCAGCCGCTGGCCGAGCGGCACGCCGACCTGGTCGTGCTGCTCGCCGCGCTGGGCCAGCATCCGATGGTAAAAACCCTGGGGCTGGGCGGTGCCGTGAGCGATCAGGCGGCCCTGGCCAGTCAGCTGGCCTACCTGTTGCCGTTCGAAGCTGAACAGAAGATCGAATTGCTAGGGCTGGACGAGCCTGCGTTGCAGCTCGAGCAGATTCAAAGCCTGCTCGAGCGGTTGCAGGATGGGGCGTAGCACCACGCTCTCAAAGTGATGCGAAAGAACGTCGCGTTGCCTTATTGATACCGGTACATCTGCATCGCCATCGGCAAAGCCCAAACACTGAACGCACCGAGCAGGCCCAGGCAGGCCGGCAGGATCAGCCACCACACTCTCGGCGCCATTGCGTTCAGCGGGCTGCGCCATTGCACCAGCGTCAGGCTGGCGGCGCAGATGCAGGCGGCGAGCAGGGCGCCGGCCGTTACGTCCGTTGTCCAGTGCACGCCCAGATAGACCCGTGAGAGTGCAATCGCCGTCGCCGGCAGGCTGGCGAGGACCAACCAGGCAAGGCGCAG
This DNA window, taken from Pseudomonas sp. FeN3W, encodes the following:
- a CDS encoding class I SAM-dependent methyltransferase — its product is MSATLFTRLPILRALLAQLLALLLVWLLVLGLVGVLGVRPGLILMAVAQGCLAALIGARLGLSAWWLAINLMFVPGLVLLRDFDVPGWLPLGAFTLLLLLNWNAFTERVPLYLTGREAERQLRNRLNELPADFRYIDLGSGLAGTLSRLARDFPAAQFIGVETAPLTFALSWLRCLPRRNCHIRLLSLWRVDLAEYDVVYCFLSPAPMAALWDKAHAEMRPGARLISNSFAVPGVEPLEVQELNDWRRSRLLIWYPGGATPDGADTSG
- a CDS encoding rhodanese-like domain-containing protein, translating into MPAFSNLPLVIEPADLAARLDAPELILVDLTSAARYAEGHLPGARFVDPKQTQLGQPPAPGLLPDIVQLQQLFGALGHKPDAVYVVYDDEGGGWAGRFIWLLDVIGHHRYHYLNGGLHAWRGEARPLTQQLPEAVPGLPNLTLDPTPTATRSYIESRLGADDLVIWDARSPAEFRGEKLFAARGGHIPGAINFEWTAAMDPARDLRIREDIAEQLEALGIVPEKEVVTHCQTHHRSGLTYLLAKALGYPRVKGYAGSWSEWGNLPDTPVQQ
- the asd gene encoding archaetidylserine decarboxylase (Phosphatidylserine decarboxylase is synthesized as a single chain precursor. Generation of the pyruvoyl active site from a Ser is coupled to cleavage of a Gly-Ser bond between the larger (beta) and smaller (alpha chains). It is an integral membrane protein.) produces the protein MKDRLFVISQYVLPHHLISRLAGSLAECRLPWVKNTFIKWFVRHFQVDMHEAQVEEPTAYEHFNAFFTRALKDGARPLDSTPGAILNPCDGAISQLGKIEQGRIFQAKGHSYSAMELLGGDHERAAPFMGGAFATVYLSPKDYHRVHMPVSGTLREMVYVPGRIFSVNTVTAQGVPELFARNERVVCLFDTEHGPMAMVLVGAMIVASIETVWAGLVTPPKRTLKTFRYDEAARAPIHLEKGAEMGRFKLGSTVILLFGPEQVRWAEQLGPLSPVCMGEALGQATSNPTVTESLETL
- the motA gene encoding flagellar motor stator protein MotA, producing MVKIIGIIVVFASVLGGFILSGGKLGALIHPFEVMIIGGAALGGFLQANPGNTTMVVFKKSLKMFSTRFTHAYYLEVLSLLYGVLNKSRREGMMAIEADLEDPAASPLFSKYPGFLQDERMTAFVCDYLRIMSSGNMAPHELEGLFDMEISSLKEELEHPSHAVSKIADGLPAMGIVAAVLGIVITMSILAEASNAEIGEKVATALVGTFLGILASYGFFGPLAGALEHDAKEELNVYEAIKATLVASASGMPPTLAVEFGRKVLYPAHRPSFAELEQAMRGA
- the motB gene encoding flagellar motor protein MotB, translated to MDNTQPIIVKRVKKVAGGHHGGAWKIAFADFATAMMAFFLVMWLMSSATPEQKKLISGYFQDPIGFTESASPHVIDLGGTPTPSPDRTLNAELEPAQSEAQVDSDQVETFAEQLERERLDLLLQELQNKVDENPELQKFKDQILFEITQDGLRIQIMDAENRPMFALGSAQLQPYFEDILLALVDTIAAVPNKISISGHTDAKPYSGRGDFGNWELSAGRANAARRTLVIGGYPEDQIARVVGYASSALFDREDPFNPVNRRIDILVLTKKAQRSIEGEQPAAVDSSDAAEATDAPPATTEPLQPQQLRERLNIFEDGVLQFSQPGEG
- the rsgA gene encoding small ribosomal subunit biogenesis GTPase RsgA gives rise to the protein MAKRQLNRRQSWRIEKIQEERAARAARRESRALEELEGGDLGPEQTGLVIAHFGVQVEVEALEGEHSGQVFRCHLRANLPALVTGDRVVWRPGNQGIGVIVAQLPRHSELCRPDTRGQLKPVAANVDLIVIVFAPLPEPHANLIDRYLVAAEHAGITPLLLLNKVDLIDEQNEAALNRLLEVYRQLNYPLLEVSAHGGGGMDALKARLDGHVSVFVGQSGVGKSSLVNSLLPGVDTRVGALSEMTGKGTHTTTTARLFHFPGGGELIDSPGIREFGLGHVSRADVEAGFIEFQDLLGHCRFRDCKHDREPGCALLQALEDGRIQPQRMSSYRHILSSLPEPDY
- a CDS encoding HDOD domain-containing protein; this translates as MTTTSPLPRTIPAWIKALDDAPLPAFASVHGKVILALRDSSKSMRQIAELIQDSPVLALRFIQEANRDIGDSQPAESLEVALSRIGLQRAEALLARIPAMEAADMPQPLRQLVLISRHASQQANGLFAARLARLWQDIHWGSLLFLAPAWALVGAYPHLLDSWEQRVLVKGEPANRVERELLGVSLLELCQGLAEHWRLPDWIIQGYRLLDSDRRRLVKALHIAHDNEHPLHQQQMLDADPDLRRWLTLPSNTIVLANGLALSSHHSWSGVHSLRWQRLAGLYLQVPLADLEQMVHQQAATSAREIGRTDLWHPAQGLLWPTGTRFQVLRAAPVASDADLAEWREHCRRLLSEPTPFSNVLQLTATASQALACAGMQRALVLLFDRKQNRLVAQQSAGLPSDAARLTLTPEQSQIVRRLLEKPAQLRLQPANMAQFSALLPGSLKALFSGEHLLLRSLGIDGRVLMLVVSDQNGAPFSDTTLQTFAKTTQCIERALATFSRRGV